The Roseiconus lacunae genome window below encodes:
- a CDS encoding serine hydrolase has protein sequence MPPWLLLTFTAVLCSPASDSAANDVPITTTPDKIGLSAEKLRHITSYLQSEVDSGHLVGAVAAVSRHGKVGYIEAVGNRELASTQPMPADALFRIASMTKAVTSAAVMSLVEEQAIALDDPVSKYIPELANLRVIKSVEGEATETVQAKREPTIHDLLTHRSGFTYGWSGPEKLNAAYQTQNIPNLFEPIEETIGDRVKRLANVPLKFQPGSDWNYGVSTDILGRIIEISSGLTLDQFFRERIFRPLGMHDTYFYVPKAKQQRLAGLTTIDKNRNLQPVGDVPVQAGFLRFSANYCTTPGTFFSGGGGLVSTATDYMTFLHMLLHEGELNGTRILERATVNQMTSNQIGDRTIPFPGHGDGFGLGFGVVTERSFGQSEFSVGSFSWGGIFNTYYWVDPQEQFVGVLMTQVFPHDHLNTRDEFRRLAYEAIDDSGFQKLYHYQPGEAYANPHFNGRQLRVNGAEISTHPKFASRSETRSSGLARIRIDEDLRTIRRADLELDVWGGHPGTLNKRVTINGRSTYFFPEVGTASDQCTHQSPTFNLRPTDLVNGYNSMQFACDTGETFWGHYLVDRATLCIGLDRDDDRLKDFGIADFDATVNVHPADDSIEGFVLSIQSPKASHDQVKSVRYEARYVGYDENGNGSRADWHQVATWTAEETRYPGSDDSHPSATDSGLATIRWETSLLPKQTGIQVRAIIHFSGPDDFRFLTSLSAPFAIQRDPANKVTLYHSDDLPRPFWSRANRTKQCTIKLDIDPANIESVELHVVAWTGGAGDINDYFTLNGHPVAIAEGHDHQTVYSRVPIDRSWLLQGENKLVLRSSTEHHGIEIMAPGPALMIRSHVPEPNPVSVSTAQVHGLECYRVETPKATYYLDKIGAGLASLVDQDGNDWIGFDPTEGTAAGGEYRGFPNAVFKEAGNYFHALNSGTDRCTTTIEHASPHRVVISALSDNQLWKGRYTFTESSCTFTMERMPPGHAYWVLYEGIPGGQYDDSDWWMTADSATKHPLTVNHEGDINAPSISTGERQTEWIAFGDAELDRMVVLAHLKDDNSPDRFYQMNRRMTVFGFGRDGMQKFLGDVPRSFSIGLVESTNHQDADQWANEQAAVSIAETTAVESNAASDIALIEELQQHALTHRGDAKVGKQLFNDQRTKCSVCHRIGTQGGQVGPDLTKIGGKFDRPHLIDSLLYPSRQIGYGYETKVILTSDGKTTSGIQKESNDRSITLADAGGQTIVIERDAIEDSKVSTTSIMPTGLANQLSHEEFTDLIAYLESLGPGNGRFGNGISGPVTLPPGFKMTTVATGLSGAVGMDIAPDGRVLICEQEGKLRIVKPGSGLLERPMIELPVEFNWERGLIGVTVAPDFPTNPYVYVLYVAAEPFSHHRVARFKVDGDVAIPGSEEILFRGDDQSKFGGNVPAGHQGGAIHFGPDGKLYIGLGEQTAGAPAQRMDALQGKILRLNPDGSIPDDNPFLSQTEGKYQAIWAKGCRNPFSLAFDKSGDMLINDVGGKFEEINRGIAGANYGWPKTDHGPSEEPGITGPIHIYRQSSINGSDFCPSESKWPKRFRGKYFFADFVLGNIKFIDPQAPKESSEFIAGIRRPVDIRFSPNGDLYVLLRNAWVVDENFAGGTGALIKISSP, from the coding sequence ATGCCCCCTTGGCTGTTGCTCACGTTCACAGCGGTGCTGTGTTCCCCCGCCAGTGATTCGGCCGCCAATGATGTACCAATCACAACGACGCCTGACAAAATCGGGCTCTCCGCTGAAAAACTACGGCACATCACCAGCTACCTTCAAAGCGAAGTGGATTCTGGGCATCTTGTCGGTGCGGTCGCCGCCGTCAGTCGACATGGAAAGGTCGGCTACATCGAAGCGGTCGGAAATCGAGAGCTTGCGTCAACTCAACCGATGCCGGCGGACGCATTGTTTCGAATCGCATCAATGACCAAGGCCGTCACCAGCGCCGCGGTCATGAGCTTGGTCGAGGAACAGGCGATCGCTCTGGACGATCCGGTTTCGAAATACATCCCTGAACTCGCAAACTTGCGAGTCATCAAGAGTGTCGAAGGGGAAGCAACCGAAACCGTTCAAGCGAAACGAGAACCGACGATCCACGATTTGTTGACACATCGATCGGGTTTCACCTACGGCTGGTCGGGACCAGAGAAACTGAACGCCGCATACCAAACGCAAAACATTCCCAATCTGTTCGAACCGATCGAAGAAACGATCGGTGACCGGGTAAAACGTCTCGCGAACGTTCCGCTGAAATTTCAGCCGGGATCCGATTGGAACTATGGGGTGTCGACCGACATCTTGGGACGAATCATCGAAATCAGTTCGGGCCTGACTCTTGATCAGTTCTTTCGCGAGCGTATCTTTCGCCCACTGGGGATGCATGACACTTACTTCTATGTCCCCAAGGCTAAGCAGCAGCGGTTGGCGGGACTGACAACCATCGACAAAAACCGGAACCTTCAGCCGGTCGGAGATGTTCCGGTTCAGGCGGGGTTCCTGCGTTTCTCGGCAAACTACTGCACCACTCCGGGAACGTTCTTTTCCGGCGGCGGCGGATTGGTGTCGACCGCGACCGACTACATGACGTTCTTGCACATGCTGCTGCACGAAGGGGAACTGAACGGAACTCGCATTCTCGAGCGAGCGACGGTCAACCAAATGACTTCGAATCAGATTGGTGATCGAACCATCCCTTTCCCCGGACATGGTGATGGGTTCGGCCTGGGATTCGGGGTCGTGACCGAGAGATCTTTCGGGCAATCGGAATTCTCAGTCGGCAGCTTCTCCTGGGGCGGAATCTTTAACACGTATTACTGGGTTGATCCGCAAGAACAATTCGTCGGCGTGTTGATGACGCAAGTCTTTCCGCACGATCACCTGAATACACGCGACGAATTTCGCCGTCTTGCGTACGAAGCGATTGACGATTCAGGATTTCAAAAACTATATCACTACCAGCCTGGTGAAGCATACGCCAACCCGCACTTCAACGGACGACAGTTGCGAGTTAACGGAGCAGAAATATCGACACATCCAAAGTTTGCGTCGCGAAGTGAGACGCGTTCCAGCGGGTTGGCAAGGATTCGTATTGATGAGGACTTGCGAACGATTCGGCGTGCGGATTTAGAACTCGACGTCTGGGGTGGGCACCCGGGAACACTAAACAAACGCGTCACGATCAACGGACGAAGCACTTACTTCTTTCCCGAAGTTGGCACGGCGTCCGATCAATGCACACACCAGTCGCCGACGTTTAACTTGCGACCGACCGATCTGGTCAATGGTTACAACTCCATGCAATTCGCATGCGATACGGGGGAGACGTTTTGGGGGCACTACCTTGTTGACCGAGCCACCCTGTGCATCGGACTCGATCGTGACGACGATCGATTGAAGGACTTCGGCATCGCCGACTTTGATGCCACCGTTAATGTTCATCCGGCAGACGATTCAATTGAAGGCTTTGTCTTGTCGATTCAATCGCCGAAGGCGTCGCACGACCAAGTCAAATCCGTTCGGTATGAGGCTCGATACGTTGGCTACGACGAAAACGGAAACGGTTCGCGTGCCGATTGGCATCAGGTCGCAACCTGGACTGCCGAGGAAACCCGTTATCCGGGTTCGGATGACTCACATCCATCCGCGACCGATTCTGGTCTGGCCACGATTCGCTGGGAAACATCGCTATTGCCAAAACAAACCGGGATTCAGGTACGAGCGATCATCCATTTTTCCGGCCCTGATGATTTCCGGTTTCTAACTTCGCTGTCTGCCCCGTTTGCGATTCAGCGGGATCCTGCGAACAAGGTCACGTTGTACCATTCGGACGATTTACCGAGACCGTTTTGGTCGAGAGCGAACCGGACGAAGCAGTGCACGATCAAACTCGACATCGACCCAGCGAACATCGAATCCGTCGAACTTCATGTCGTCGCCTGGACCGGTGGTGCGGGCGACATAAACGACTACTTCACGTTAAACGGACATCCAGTCGCGATCGCCGAAGGACACGATCACCAGACGGTCTATTCCCGCGTCCCCATTGACCGAAGCTGGTTGCTTCAAGGCGAGAACAAACTGGTGCTACGTTCAAGCACGGAACACCATGGCATCGAAATCATGGCCCCGGGGCCCGCACTAATGATTCGCAGCCATGTGCCAGAACCCAATCCGGTGTCAGTTTCCACGGCACAAGTTCATGGGTTGGAATGTTACCGGGTCGAGACACCCAAAGCGACGTACTACCTAGACAAAATCGGCGCCGGATTGGCGAGCCTTGTCGACCAAGACGGCAATGACTGGATTGGTTTCGATCCAACCGAAGGTACCGCGGCGGGTGGAGAGTACCGCGGTTTTCCGAATGCCGTCTTCAAAGAAGCGGGCAACTACTTTCATGCATTAAATAGCGGGACCGATCGCTGCACCACAACGATCGAGCACGCCTCACCACATCGCGTCGTGATATCGGCACTCTCTGACAACCAGTTGTGGAAAGGGCGCTACACGTTTACCGAATCATCGTGCACATTCACGATGGAGCGAATGCCACCAGGTCATGCGTACTGGGTTTTGTACGAAGGAATCCCGGGAGGGCAATACGATGACTCCGATTGGTGGATGACAGCTGATTCTGCCACCAAACATCCGCTGACCGTGAACCATGAAGGCGATATCAATGCGCCCAGCATCAGCACAGGCGAGCGGCAAACCGAGTGGATTGCCTTCGGTGACGCCGAATTGGATCGCATGGTTGTCCTGGCGCACCTGAAAGACGACAACTCCCCGGATCGGTTCTATCAGATGAACCGTAGGATGACCGTCTTTGGGTTCGGCCGTGACGGCATGCAGAAATTCCTAGGCGATGTCCCACGAAGTTTCTCGATCGGATTGGTCGAATCAACAAACCATCAAGATGCCGATCAATGGGCAAACGAACAAGCCGCGGTCTCGATCGCTGAAACGACGGCGGTCGAGTCGAACGCGGCGAGCGACATCGCTCTGATAGAAGAATTACAACAGCATGCGCTCACTCATCGAGGTGACGCGAAAGTTGGGAAGCAATTGTTTAATGACCAGCGAACCAAATGTTCGGTCTGTCATCGCATCGGAACGCAGGGCGGTCAAGTCGGTCCGGACCTGACGAAGATCGGTGGGAAGTTTGATCGCCCCCATTTGATAGACTCTCTGCTGTATCCCTCTCGGCAAATCGGCTACGGCTACGAAACGAAAGTTATTTTGACGAGCGATGGAAAAACGACGAGTGGGATCCAAAAAGAATCTAACGATCGAAGCATCACTTTGGCGGACGCGGGCGGACAAACGATCGTCATCGAAAGGGATGCCATCGAGGACTCAAAAGTCTCGACGACCTCGATCATGCCAACGGGGCTTGCGAATCAACTCTCACACGAAGAGTTCACGGATTTGATCGCTTACCTCGAATCTCTCGGTCCCGGCAACGGCCGGTTTGGGAATGGTATTTCCGGTCCGGTGACACTGCCCCCGGGATTCAAGATGACGACGGTCGCGACCGGGTTGTCCGGGGCGGTCGGAATGGATATCGCACCCGATGGCAGGGTGCTGATCTGTGAACAAGAGGGCAAGCTTCGAATCGTAAAGCCAGGATCGGGATTGCTGGAACGACCAATGATTGAACTCCCCGTTGAGTTCAATTGGGAACGCGGTTTGATCGGTGTCACCGTCGCACCTGACTTTCCCACCAATCCATACGTCTATGTCCTTTATGTAGCAGCCGAACCCTTCTCACACCATCGAGTGGCTCGATTCAAAGTCGACGGTGATGTTGCCATTCCCGGAAGCGAAGAGATTTTGTTTCGCGGGGACGACCAGAGTAAATTTGGCGGCAATGTTCCTGCCGGACATCAAGGCGGAGCGATTCACTTTGGCCCCGATGGGAAGCTCTACATCGGATTGGGAGAGCAGACCGCCGGAGCCCCGGCGCAACGAATGGACGCCTTACAAGGAAAGATCCTCCGACTCAATCCCGATGGATCCATCCCAGATGACAATCCGTTCCTGAGCCAAACCGAGGGCAAATACCAAGCGATCTGGGCCAAAGGGTGTCGCAATCCGTTCTCACTGGCCTTCGACAAAAGCGGTGACATGCTGATCAATGACGTCGGCGGCAAATTTGAAGAAATCAATCGCGGGATCGCGGGCGCGAATTACGGCTGGCCGAAGACCGATCATGGCCCGAGCGAAGAACCGGGCATCACTGGTCCGATCCATATTTACCGGCAATCGTCAATCAACGGAAGCGACTTCTGCCCATCGGAAAGCAAGTGGCCGAAACGCTTCCGCGGAAAATACTTCTTTGCCGACTTTGTACTTGGGAACATCAAGTTCATCGATCCTCAAGCACCAAAGGAATCATCGGAGTTTATTGCAGGAATTCGACGCCCTGTTGATATTCGTTTCTCTCCCAACGGAGACCTATATGTACTGCTTCGCAACGCTTGGGTCGTGGACGAGAACTTTGCAGGTGGCACGGGGGCATTGATCAAAATTTCAAGTCCGTGA